One genomic region from Candidatus Chlorobium masyuteum encodes:
- the rplL gene encoding 50S ribosomal protein L7/L12, translated as MSIETLVEEIGKLTLTEASELVKALETKFGVSAAPVAVAGVAAAAPSDAPAKEEQTEFDVVLTAAGESKINVIKVVRAITGLGLKEAKDLVDGAPKTVKEAVSKDEAEKIAKELKDAGASVELK; from the coding sequence ATGTCTATCGAAACACTTGTAGAGGAAATTGGTAAGTTGACGCTTACAGAGGCTTCTGAACTGGTTAAGGCTCTGGAAACAAAGTTCGGCGTAAGTGCAGCTCCTGTCGCTGTGGCTGGTGTTGCTGCTGCCGCTCCTTCTGACGCTCCGGCAAAAGAAGAGCAGACCGAGTTTGACGTTGTGCTGACCGCAGCAGGCGAAAGCAAGATCAATGTTATCAAGGTTGTCCGTGCTATCACCGGTCTTGGACTGAAAGAGGCCAAGGATCTTGTTGACGGTGCACCGAAGACGGTTAAGGAAGCTGTATCGAAAGATGAAGCTGAAAAAATCGCCAAAGAGTTGAAAGACGCCGGCGCATCTGTTGAGTTGAAGTAA
- the rpoB gene encoding DNA-directed RNA polymerase subunit beta, with the protein MADATTPCIDFSKIQSIIEPPDLLKVQLDSFHNFLQDSVPLAKRKDQGLERVLRSAFPITDTRGLYLLEYISYSFDKPKYTVEDCIERGLTYDVSLKVKLKLSYKDEPDETDWKETIQQEVYLGRIPFMTERGTFIVNGAERVVVAQLHRSPGVVFSEAVHPNGKKMYSAKIVPTRGSWIEFQTDINNQIFVYIDQKKNFLVSALLRAIGFTRDEDILGLFDLVEEVPLKAGKKEQLVGQYLASDIVDMQTGEVVSARTAITEEIFEQILAAGYKSVKVMKSFAGGDKGKDKSIIINTILNDSSATEEEALEIVYEELRANEAPDIDAARSFLERTFFNQKKYDLGDVGRYRIKKKLGREFEELDTYLAGKPELKKLSDTIYDKILQTIQSFSDEPVGEDILVLTHYDIISVIYYLINLVNGLAEVDDVDHLANRRVRSVGEQLAAQFVIGLARMGKNVREKLNSRDSDKIAPADLINARTVSSVVSSFFATSQLSQFMDQTNPLAEMTNKRRVSALGPGGLTRERAGFEVRDVHYTHYGRLCPIETPEGPNIGLISSLSVYAEINDKGFIQTPYRVVEKGQVTGTVLMLSAEDEENKITVPVSVPLDANNRIALETVQARTKGDYPVVAAEDVNYMDVSPVQIVSAAAALIPFLEHDDGNRALMGANMQRQAVPLLTSEAPVVGTGMEGKVARDSRSVIVAEGTGVVEDVTAEYVQVRYDISVENDVRLSLLDPDEGLKTYKLIKFKRSNQDTCISQKPMVHIGNRVEKGSVLADSSSTDHGELALGKNVLVAFMPWRGYNFEDAIILSERLVYDDVFTSIHVHEFEANVRDTKRGEEQFTRDIYNVSEDALRNLDENGIVRLGAEVKERDILVGKITPKGESDPTPEEKLLRAIFGDKSSDVKDASMHVPAGMKGIVIKTKLFSRKKKVGMDVKEKLEAVDKRFDSREFDLRKRFAKWLKQHLEGAVSIAVNSDKGKVLIAEGSAFDDALLAKFSSMPFLESIDFTKGLTASEKVNENVLRLVKEFRFKLKDLSDERENEKYKINVGDELPPGIEELAKVYIAQKRKIQVGDKMAGRHGNKGVVGKILPIEDMPFMADGTPVDIVLNPLGVPSRMNIGQLYETSLGWAAKKLGVKFKTPIFNGATYEEVQQQLEKAGLPAHGKVSLFDGRTGERFDDEVTVGYIYMLKLSHLVDDKIHARSTGPYSLITQQPLGGKAQFGGQRFGEMEVWALEAYGAANILREMLTVKSDDVIGRNKTYEAIVKGQNLPEPGIPESFNVLIRELQGLGLEIRIDDRVP; encoded by the coding sequence GTGGCTGATGCGACAACACCCTGTATTGACTTTTCCAAAATCCAAAGTATAATAGAGCCGCCCGACTTATTAAAAGTTCAGTTAGATTCATTTCATAATTTCCTCCAGGATAGCGTTCCGCTCGCAAAGAGAAAGGATCAGGGCCTTGAACGGGTTCTACGCAGCGCTTTTCCTATTACCGATACCAGAGGGCTCTATCTGCTTGAGTATATCTCATACAGCTTTGACAAACCCAAATACACCGTTGAGGATTGTATTGAACGGGGTCTGACCTATGATGTATCGCTGAAAGTCAAACTCAAGCTCTCCTACAAGGACGAGCCGGATGAGACCGACTGGAAGGAGACGATTCAGCAGGAGGTATACCTCGGCAGAATCCCCTTTATGACCGAGCGGGGTACCTTTATTGTCAATGGCGCCGAGCGTGTAGTCGTTGCCCAGCTTCACCGCTCTCCGGGTGTGGTATTCAGTGAGGCGGTTCATCCGAACGGTAAAAAAATGTATTCGGCCAAGATTGTGCCGACCAGAGGCTCCTGGATCGAGTTCCAGACCGATATCAATAATCAGATTTTCGTCTATATCGACCAGAAAAAGAACTTTCTGGTCAGTGCACTTCTGCGCGCCATAGGCTTTACAAGGGACGAGGATATACTCGGTCTCTTTGACCTCGTTGAAGAGGTGCCTCTGAAAGCAGGCAAAAAGGAGCAGCTTGTCGGTCAGTATCTGGCTTCCGATATCGTCGATATGCAGACCGGCGAGGTTGTCAGTGCACGAACCGCGATCACGGAGGAGATCTTCGAGCAGATTCTTGCCGCAGGCTACAAGAGCGTCAAGGTGATGAAGAGCTTTGCCGGCGGTGACAAAGGCAAGGACAAGTCGATCATCATCAATACCATCCTCAATGACAGCTCCGCGACTGAGGAAGAGGCACTTGAAATTGTCTACGAAGAGCTCAGGGCCAATGAGGCTCCCGATATTGATGCAGCCAGAAGCTTCCTTGAGCGCACCTTCTTCAACCAGAAAAAGTATGATCTGGGTGATGTCGGCCGTTACAGGATCAAGAAAAAGCTCGGTCGTGAGTTTGAAGAGCTTGACACCTATCTGGCGGGCAAACCCGAGCTGAAGAAGCTTTCGGATACCATCTACGATAAAATTCTGCAGACCATTCAATCCTTTTCCGATGAACCTGTCGGTGAGGATATTCTGGTTCTCACGCATTATGATATTATCTCGGTTATCTACTACCTCATCAATCTTGTCAACGGCCTGGCCGAAGTTGATGATGTCGATCACCTTGCGAACCGTCGTGTTCGTTCGGTCGGTGAGCAGCTTGCCGCCCAGTTTGTCATCGGACTTGCCCGCATGGGCAAGAATGTCCGTGAAAAGCTCAATTCACGTGACTCCGACAAGATCGCTCCGGCAGACCTGATCAACGCAAGAACCGTATCAAGCGTTGTATCAAGCTTCTTTGCGACCAGTCAGCTCTCCCAGTTTATGGACCAGACCAATCCTCTGGCTGAAATGACCAACAAGAGAAGGGTTTCAGCACTTGGACCGGGCGGTCTTACCAGAGAGCGTGCAGGTTTCGAGGTTCGTGACGTTCACTACACCCACTACGGAAGGCTCTGCCCGATTGAAACACCGGAAGGTCCCAATATCGGTCTGATCTCGTCGCTCTCGGTCTATGCGGAGATCAATGACAAAGGCTTTATCCAGACCCCCTACCGCGTTGTCGAGAAGGGTCAGGTAACCGGCACCGTGCTGATGCTTTCGGCTGAAGATGAGGAGAACAAGATCACCGTTCCGGTCAGTGTTCCGCTCGACGCCAATAACAGAATCGCTCTTGAGACGGTTCAGGCCAGGACAAAGGGTGACTATCCCGTTGTTGCAGCCGAGGATGTCAACTATATGGACGTCTCTCCGGTTCAGATTGTCAGTGCGGCAGCGGCACTTATTCCCTTCCTTGAGCATGATGACGGTAACCGTGCACTGATGGGTGCAAACATGCAGCGCCAGGCGGTTCCGCTCCTCACCTCCGAAGCTCCGGTTGTTGGAACCGGCATGGAGGGCAAGGTTGCACGCGACTCCCGCTCGGTTATTGTTGCCGAGGGAACCGGTGTTGTTGAAGATGTTACGGCTGAATATGTACAGGTACGCTACGATATCAGTGTTGAAAATGATGTCCGTCTGTCGCTTCTTGATCCTGATGAAGGCCTTAAAACCTACAAGCTGATCAAGTTCAAGCGCTCGAACCAGGATACCTGTATCTCCCAGAAGCCGATGGTGCATATCGGCAACCGGGTTGAAAAAGGGTCGGTTCTTGCCGACAGTTCCTCAACCGATCACGGTGAGCTGGCTCTCGGCAAAAATGTTCTGGTAGCCTTCATGCCATGGCGTGGCTACAACTTTGAGGATGCTATCATTCTGAGTGAAAGGCTTGTCTATGACGATGTCTTTACCTCGATTCATGTTCATGAATTTGAAGCCAACGTTCGCGATACCAAGCGCGGTGAAGAGCAGTTTACCCGTGACATCTATAATGTCAGTGAGGATGCGCTCCGTAATCTTGACGAGAACGGTATTGTCCGTCTCGGCGCAGAGGTCAAGGAGCGGGATATCCTGGTCGGCAAGATCACCCCGAAAGGCGAGAGCGATCCGACGCCGGAAGAGAAGCTCCTCCGGGCTATTTTCGGCGACAAATCCAGTGATGTCAAGGATGCATCCATGCATGTGCCTGCAGGTATGAAGGGTATTGTCATCAAGACCAAGCTCTTCAGCCGCAAGAAAAAGGTCGGCATGGATGTCAAGGAGAAGCTTGAGGCGGTTGACAAACGATTTGACAGCAGGGAGTTTGATCTGCGCAAGCGCTTTGCCAAATGGCTGAAGCAGCACCTTGAGGGCGCGGTATCAATTGCCGTCAACAGCGACAAGGGCAAGGTTCTTATTGCCGAGGGCTCCGCGTTTGACGATGCGCTGCTTGCAAAATTCAGCAGCATGCCGTTCCTCGAGTCGATTGACTTTACCAAGGGGCTGACCGCGTCTGAAAAAGTCAACGAAAATGTTCTCCGTCTTGTCAAGGAGTTCCGCTTCAAGCTTAAGGATCTGAGTGACGAGCGCGAAAACGAAAAATACAAGATCAATGTGGGCGACGAACTTCCTCCTGGAATCGAAGAGCTTGCAAAGGTCTATATCGCCCAGAAAAGAAAGATCCAGGTTGGTGACAAGATGGCCGGACGCCACGGAAACAAGGGCGTTGTCGGTAAAATTCTGCCGATTGAGGATATGCCGTTCATGGCTGACGGTACCCCGGTTGACATTGTGCTCAACCCGCTTGGTGTACCGAGTCGTATGAATATCGGTCAGCTCTATGAAACCTCGCTCGGATGGGCCGCCAAAAAGCTCGGCGTCAAGTTCAAGACACCGATTTTCAATGGTGCCACCTACGAAGAGGTACAGCAGCAGCTGGAAAAAGCCGGTCTTCCGGCTCACGGAAAAGTGAGTCTGTTTGACGGCCGTACCGGCGAGCGCTTTGATGATGAAGTGACGGTGGGCTACATCTATATGCTTAAACTGAGCCATCTTGTCGATGACAAGATCCATGCCCGTTCAACCGGTCCATACTCGCTCATTACCCAGCAGCCGCTCGGAGGAAAGGCGCAGTTCGGTGGTCAGCGGTTCGGTGAAATGGAGGTCTGGGCTCTTGAGGCATACGGTGCAGCCAATATTCTCAGGGAGATGCTTACGGTCAAATCCGATGATGTGATCGGCCGTAACAAAACCTATGAGGCAATTGTTAAAGGCCAGAACCTGCCAGAGCCGGGTATCCCTGAATCATTCAACGTTCTTATCAGGGAGCTGCAGGGACTTGGTCTTGAGATTCGTATTGACGACAGGGTTCCTTAG
- the rplJ gene encoding 50S ribosomal protein L10, producing MKRDRKEQIVQDVTVKVNRSQGIYLTEFQGLSVAKMAELRGEFRKVGVEYRVVKNTLIKKALKDLEGADKLAAGLKSTTAVAFGYDDPLAPAKVIRKFSKTNEMLKFKMAAIDGVVFGADSLPALSEMLTKTENVGRAAGLINNVVSSVPIVVNAIARNLVSVLDQVAKQKQ from the coding sequence ATGAAGCGAGATAGAAAAGAGCAGATCGTTCAGGATGTAACTGTGAAGGTCAACCGCTCACAGGGTATATATCTGACGGAATTCCAGGGATTGAGCGTGGCGAAAATGGCGGAGCTTCGCGGTGAGTTCAGAAAAGTCGGTGTTGAGTACCGTGTTGTCAAGAACACACTCATTAAGAAAGCGCTGAAGGATCTGGAGGGAGCTGACAAGCTTGCCGCCGGTCTGAAAAGCACAACAGCTGTTGCATTTGGATATGATGATCCGCTTGCTCCCGCCAAAGTCATCAGAAAGTTCAGCAAAACCAACGAAATGCTGAAGTTCAAGATGGCGGCAATCGATGGAGTTGTTTTTGGCGCGGATTCGCTGCCAGCGCTCTCTGAAATGCTGACCAAGACGGAAAATGTCGGTCGTGCAGCCGGATTGATCAACAATGTTGTCAGTTCTGTGCCGATCGTTGTTAATGCGATTGCAAGGAATCTGGTGTCGGTTCTTGACCAGGTAGCCAAGCAGAAGCAGTAA